The Caulobacter sp. 73W region GGCGACTCTTTCTCGGTCGCTCAGCGGCCCCTGGGTCATTCGGCCTTCTTGTCTTTCTTCGAGCCGATCTTCGGCTCCTGGCCCTTCAGCAGGCGGCCGATGTTCTCGTGGTGGCGGATGAACACTAGCACGGCCATGAACACCGTCAGGCCGACCATCGGCCAGCCCCGGTCGGTGGCCAGGGCGAACAGCGGGGCCAGGGCCGTGGCCGTCAGGGCGGCCAGGGACGAGATGCGGAAGATGAAGGCCATGGCCAGCCAGGTGATGGCCGCCAGCACGCCCACGGGCCACGCGGCGGCCAGCAGCACGCCGTAGAAGGTGGCCACGCCCTTGCCGCCCTTGAACTTCAGCCACACCGGGAACAGGTGGCCGAGGAAGGCCGCGCCGCCAGCCAGGGCGACCATGACGGCGCTGTCGTTGGTCAGCCGGTGGGCCAGGAACACGGCCAGCACGCCCTTGCCGGCGTCGCCCAGCAGGGTGATCGCCGCCAGGTCCTTGCGGCCGGAGCGCAGGACGTTGGTCGCCCCGATGTTGCCGGAACCGATGTTGCGGATGTCGCCCGCGCCGCCCAGGCGGGTGGCGATCAGGCCGAACGGGATCGAGCCGAGCAGGTAACCGCCGACGACCACCAGTCCGAGGGTGAGCCACACGGCTCCAGCCAGGGATTCCACCTTACGACTCTCCGATAACCCGGTTCATGTGAGGACGAGCCCGTCCCGATTGCAAGGCTGAGCTTATTGCTGCGCCTGGTGCACGATGCGCCCTTCGACAACGGTCGTCAGCACCCGTCCTTGCAGGCGGCGACCGTCGAAGGGCGAGTTCTTGGACTTGGACAGCAACTTGTCGGCGTCGATGACGACCGGCGCGTTCAGGTCGGCCAACACCAGGTCCGCCGGCGCGCCGACGGCCAGGCGGCCCGCCTTCAGGCCGATCAGATCAGCCGGTTTCACGGTGACCGCCGCGATCAGGTCGATCAGCGGGATGCGGCCCTCATGATGCAGGGCCAGCAGGGCCGGCAGCAGGGTCTCCAGACCCACGGCGCCCGGCGCGGCCTCGTCATAAGGAAGGCGCTTGTCTTCGGCGGGAGCAGGGCTGTGGGCCGACACCACCACGTCGATCAGGCCCGAGGCGAGGGCCTCGATAAGGGCCTGACGGTCGTCCTCGCCGCGCAGGGGCGGATTGACCTTGGCGAAGGTGCGGTAGTCGCCGATGTCCAGTTCGTTGAAGGACAGGTGGTTGATCGACACCGTGGCGGCGACCTTCACACCCTTGGCCTTGGCTCGCTTCAGGCTCTCCAGCGCGTCGGCGCAGGTGATCTGGTCGACCAGCAGCTTGGAGCCGGTGGCCTCGGCGAGAGCCAGGTCGCGCTCCAGCATGATGCGTTCGGCATAGGGCGACACGGACGGCAAACCCATACGGCCGGCGAACTCGCCGCCGATGGCCGCGCCGCCCTTGGACAGCCACGGGTCGACCGGGCGGTGCGCCACCCACAGGTCGAAGGCCTTGGCGTAGGTCAGGACGCGCTGGAACACCTTGGAGTTGACGATGGGGCGGTCGGCGTCGGTGACATAGACGCAGCCGGCTTCGCGCATCAGGCCCAGCTCGGCCATCCGCTCGCCGCCCAGGCTGCGGGTCGCCGCACCGGCCGGATAGACATGCACCAGCTCCACGTCGCGGGCGCGGCGCAGGATGAAATCGACCATGGCCGGATCATCGACGGCCGGGTCGGTGTCGGGTTGCACGACCATGGAGGTCACGCCCCCGGCCGCGGCGGCGCGCGAGGCGGACTTCAGGGTTTCCTTGGGCTCCGAGCCGGGCTCGCCGGTCTTCACCCGCAGATCGACCAGGCCGGGGGCCAGCATGGCGCCGGCGGCGTCGATCACCTGCACGTCGTCGGGCAGCTTCAGCTCGCCGCCCTGAACCACCTGGGCGATCACGCCGTCCTTGGTCAGCAGGGCGCCGGGGCCGTCATAGCCGCTGGCCGGATCGACCAGGCGGGCGTTGATGATGGCGATGGGGCGAGCGGTCGTGGCCATCAGGCGTTCTCCAGCCGGGCGGCCAGCGAGGCGAGGACGGCCATGCGCATGGCCACGCCCATCTCCACCTGGTTCTGGATCAGGCTGACTTCAGGATCGTCGGCCACTTCGGAGTCGATCTCGACCCCGCG contains the following coding sequences:
- the pyrC gene encoding dihydroorotase → MATTARPIAIINARLVDPASGYDGPGALLTKDGVIAQVVQGGELKLPDDVQVIDAAGAMLAPGLVDLRVKTGEPGSEPKETLKSASRAAAAGGVTSMVVQPDTDPAVDDPAMVDFILRRARDVELVHVYPAGAATRSLGGERMAELGLMREAGCVYVTDADRPIVNSKVFQRVLTYAKAFDLWVAHRPVDPWLSKGGAAIGGEFAGRMGLPSVSPYAERIMLERDLALAEATGSKLLVDQITCADALESLKRAKAKGVKVAATVSINHLSFNELDIGDYRTFAKVNPPLRGEDDRQALIEALASGLIDVVVSAHSPAPAEDKRLPYDEAAPGAVGLETLLPALLALHHEGRIPLIDLIAAVTVKPADLIGLKAGRLAVGAPADLVLADLNAPVVIDADKLLSKSKNSPFDGRRLQGRVLTTVVEGRIVHQAQQ
- the plsY gene encoding glycerol-3-phosphate 1-O-acyltransferase PlsY, producing MESLAGAVWLTLGLVVVGGYLLGSIPFGLIATRLGGAGDIRNIGSGNIGATNVLRSGRKDLAAITLLGDAGKGVLAVFLAHRLTNDSAVMVALAGGAAFLGHLFPVWLKFKGGKGVATFYGVLLAAAWPVGVLAAITWLAMAFIFRISSLAALTATALAPLFALATDRGWPMVGLTVFMAVLVFIRHHENIGRLLKGQEPKIGSKKDKKAE